A genome region from Colwellia sp. Arc7-D includes the following:
- a CDS encoding PA2779 family protein — translation MKNLIMIFAALFTSSLPMTSMAGNVSSAVVIEQQRSAITKQQILSMVDSTEVQQQLVVLGVSSADAKNRINSLTNAELTQLNMQINDAPAGSGIVGTIVTVLVVVAVLDLLGITDAYSFIDPI, via the coding sequence ATGAAAAATTTGATCATGATATTTGCAGCGTTATTTACAAGTTCGCTTCCAATGACATCAATGGCTGGCAATGTTAGTTCTGCTGTTGTGATAGAGCAACAACGAAGCGCAATTACAAAACAACAAATATTGTCTATGGTTGATAGTACAGAAGTTCAACAACAATTAGTTGTACTGGGTGTATCTTCTGCTGATGCAAAAAATCGAATTAATAGCCTTACTAATGCAGAATTAACTCAATTAAATATGCAAATTAATGACGCACCTGCAGGTAGTGGTATTGTTGGCACAATAGTTACCGTTTTAGTGGTAGTTGCAGTGCTTGATTTACTCGGCATAACCGATGCGTACTCGTTTATTGATCCTATCTAA
- a CDS encoding carbon-nitrogen hydrolase family protein, translated as MRVAVTQFATSLKAHENISTCVRIINEVASCQPDIIVLPQYCNTQPCYEDHEQAWQEALALNGDFFQQIATQAKKHSCYIVFNATVRRDLARDTTNGSIKSNISVTTCLISPDGALIQQTDQQAFQAHESEYFISTNNTTEIITTPLAKLGLLAGQNAITYSKARELGMQGAQLLCNAQSTNTAEQNHFYDLTRSVENNVFIATANNVGALMKEHLNERGVGTGFSQIVNTNGKVLAQITHNNEGFTFADIDTAKAGLNNKYRPDGTAFFNQHRIELYQQDATLQKQTAEIKATKNNVPETANVALFATYKSNEQAIEDVCHYIENNLSDIIQLPELFFIDDKSITHNASQLDVIEVLCTEIISKISATLRPFQYVCTSLVIDGVHQAVLINNHGVFALQQQLHFCNRYKWTELGDDLNIVELPLEQGAIKIAMLTADDANMPEIVKVAALNCIHVLLIPFDIQESSEVDCGLLSLAAENRICIVAASREKSFALDPLIMNDDNSATTGNKKKIKQKKSTGLVIDITNSTTLSHKNNQFNVSGCLNRSADRLKVKQQHGKITKALVHPSPTLCKS; from the coding sequence ATGCGAGTAGCCGTTACACAGTTCGCCACGTCTTTAAAAGCACATGAAAACATATCAACTTGTGTGCGAATTATAAATGAAGTGGCAAGCTGTCAGCCAGATATCATCGTACTTCCCCAATATTGTAATACCCAACCTTGTTACGAGGATCATGAGCAAGCATGGCAAGAAGCGTTAGCACTTAATGGTGATTTTTTTCAACAAATAGCTACACAAGCCAAAAAACACAGTTGTTATATCGTGTTCAATGCAACTGTACGTAGAGACCTTGCACGAGATACTACAAACGGTTCAATTAAATCGAACATTAGTGTTACTACTTGCCTTATTTCTCCTGACGGAGCATTGATTCAACAAACCGACCAACAAGCATTTCAAGCACATGAAAGTGAATATTTCATTAGTACCAATAATACAACTGAAATAATAACAACACCTTTAGCCAAGCTAGGCTTATTAGCCGGACAAAATGCTATAACGTACAGCAAAGCAAGAGAACTTGGCATGCAAGGTGCACAATTGCTCTGTAATGCACAAAGTACTAATACTGCTGAACAAAACCACTTTTATGACTTAACGCGCTCGGTTGAAAATAATGTTTTTATTGCAACAGCGAATAATGTTGGTGCTCTAATGAAAGAACATTTAAATGAAAGGGGAGTAGGCACGGGTTTCAGTCAAATAGTTAATACCAATGGTAAGGTATTAGCGCAGATAACTCATAATAATGAAGGGTTTACTTTTGCAGATATAGATACCGCAAAGGCAGGATTAAATAATAAATATCGCCCTGATGGCACAGCGTTTTTTAACCAGCACCGTATTGAGCTTTATCAGCAAGACGCAACATTACAAAAGCAAACTGCTGAGATTAAAGCGACCAAGAACAACGTGCCCGAAACTGCAAATGTAGCCTTATTTGCAACATATAAATCAAACGAACAAGCCATAGAAGATGTTTGCCATTACATCGAAAACAACCTCAGTGATATTATTCAATTACCTGAACTATTTTTTATTGACGATAAATCGATTACTCATAACGCATCACAACTTGATGTAATAGAAGTCTTGTGCACTGAAATCATAAGTAAAATTAGTGCAACATTAAGACCTTTTCAATATGTTTGTACAAGTTTAGTTATTGATGGTGTTCATCAAGCTGTATTAATTAATAATCATGGGGTATTTGCCTTACAACAACAGTTACACTTTTGTAATCGTTATAAATGGACAGAATTAGGGGACGATCTAAACATCGTTGAATTGCCATTAGAGCAAGGTGCTATAAAGATAGCAATGCTAACAGCCGATGATGCCAATATGCCTGAAATAGTAAAAGTTGCGGCCTTAAACTGTATTCATGTGCTGCTTATACCTTTTGATATTCAAGAGTCAAGTGAGGTGGACTGTGGTTTATTATCTCTGGCAGCGGAAAATAGAATTTGTATCGTAGCAGCAAGTCGTGAGAAAAGTTTTGCTCTTGACCCATTAATTATGAATGACGATAACTCGGCAACAACAGGCAATAAAAAGAAAATAAAACAGAAAAAATCAACAGGACTAGTTATTGATATAACTAACAGCACGACTTTATCGCATAAAAATAATCAATTTAATGTCAGTGGTTGTTTAAATAGATCTGCTGATAGACTAAAGGTTAAGCAACAACATGGAAAAATTACTAAAGCGCTTGTGCACCCAAGTCCAACATTATGTAAGTCTTAA
- a CDS encoding immunity protein Tsi6 family protein, with protein MSQESIKAKLCNDALLVAKEKVAINSNSLLPMYQSIENQLQFLVDFFEGKNSEHAKLHTLNFGHLAVREIEDNDPKFAHLLKIAFYVADKTAHGLKLDEQFVANYT; from the coding sequence ATGAGTCAAGAATCTATAAAAGCTAAACTATGTAACGATGCTCTTCTAGTTGCTAAAGAGAAAGTCGCTATTAATTCAAATAGCCTTCTACCAATGTATCAATCGATAGAAAATCAGCTTCAATTTTTAGTGGATTTCTTCGAGGGTAAAAATAGCGAACACGCTAAACTTCATACTCTTAATTTTGGTCATTTAGCTGTGCGAGAAATTGAAGATAACGATCCTAAATTTGCACATTTACTTAAAATAGCATTTTATGTAGCAGATAAAACTGCACATGGGTTAAAGTTAGACGAACAGTTCGTGGCAAATTACACATAA
- a CDS encoding transposase, whose amino-acid sequence MGHTRKRHYNQYSLAFKLHAILLSSQQGVLAKDVASSLGIHPIMLYRWCMEYRKESLFTHPLMKNHQMEKPSKEKKPVSPEKLKLAKANAHIKKLEKKLARSEEDIEILKKFERFLKEDP is encoded by the coding sequence ATGGGACATACAAGAAAGCGACATTACAACCAATATTCATTAGCGTTTAAACTTCATGCTATTTTACTCTCGTCTCAGCAAGGTGTTTTAGCTAAAGACGTGGCTAGTTCCTTGGGTATTCACCCCATCATGCTCTATCGTTGGTGTATGGAATACCGTAAAGAGTCATTGTTTACTCATCCGCTTATGAAAAATCATCAAATGGAAAAACCATCCAAAGAGAAGAAGCCCGTCAGTCCCGAAAAGCTTAAACTTGCTAAGGCCAATGCGCACATTAAAAAGTTGGAAAAAAAACTAGCTCGCAGCGAAGAGGATATTGAAATTCTAAAAAAGTTCGAGCGGTTCTTAAAGGAAGACCCCTAG
- a CDS encoding IS3 family transposase gives MKKNHALSNVSRLCSLLGVSRGGYYAWHNRPVSAHKVKDNQLKAELIKQHQGFKRAYGAPRMHVQINREGLSCSRRRITRLMKELNLCSSTKNLYLRLPNRGKHYSTTSNHLHYVAKPSAKNQQWVGDFTHISTQKGWLFHAVVMDLFTRKLIGWSFSRQRNSLMTQAALKAALATETPDNNCIFHSDQGIEYAANDFKTLVEKSGFIRSMSRKATPIDNAAMESYFHTFKAEAIHGKRFNNQEEATAVIQKYIAFYNQERLHSSLGYTTPEKYEKLGL, from the coding sequence ATCAAAAAGAACCATGCCTTAAGTAATGTCTCAAGATTATGCTCGCTGTTGGGGGTGTCTCGCGGTGGTTACTATGCCTGGCATAATCGGCCAGTATCCGCGCATAAAGTCAAAGATAACCAACTTAAGGCTGAACTGATTAAGCAGCACCAAGGCTTTAAACGAGCCTACGGCGCACCAAGAATGCATGTACAGATAAATCGAGAAGGCCTTAGCTGTAGTCGTCGACGCATCACGAGACTAATGAAAGAGCTTAACCTGTGTAGCTCGACTAAAAACTTATATTTGCGCTTACCAAATAGAGGAAAACATTACTCAACAACAAGCAATCATCTGCATTATGTCGCTAAGCCAAGCGCAAAGAATCAACAGTGGGTTGGTGACTTCACCCACATCAGCACTCAAAAAGGTTGGCTCTTTCATGCGGTTGTTATGGATTTATTTACACGTAAATTGATTGGGTGGTCGTTTAGTCGTCAACGAAATTCTTTAATGACACAAGCGGCTTTAAAGGCAGCCTTAGCAACAGAAACACCAGATAATAATTGTATATTTCATTCAGACCAAGGAATTGAATATGCGGCGAATGATTTCAAAACTCTTGTGGAAAAGTCAGGTTTTATAAGGAGTATGAGCCGAAAAGCAACGCCGATTGATAATGCGGCGATGGAATCGTACTTCCATACGTTTAAAGCAGAAGCTATTCATGGCAAACGTTTTAACAATCAAGAAGAGGCGACTGCTGTTATTCAGAAATACATCGCGTTTTACAATCAAGAACGATTACATTCAAGTTTAGGTTATACAACGCCTGAAAAATATGAGAAATTAGGACTTTGA
- a CDS encoding YoaK family protein has translation MISQLPKWIEVGAFIFALIAGCVNAIGFLSFEHQAVSHLTGTATLLGTSFLGSSFSNIIHLLGILCSFIFGSAIAGLLLDGSSLKLGRHYDTVLLLESILLLIALWFLSAGSIYGQFFASAACGLQNALATTYSGAIIRTTHVTGIFTDLGIMLGRFIKGEALESRKAKLFLIIIVGFIFGGTLGAFLFAQYQFMALFFPAIICLFFSMFYRVYAKKYS, from the coding sequence TTGATTTCACAATTACCTAAATGGATAGAAGTCGGCGCGTTCATTTTTGCCTTGATTGCTGGTTGCGTTAATGCGATTGGTTTTCTTAGCTTTGAGCATCAAGCAGTCTCTCATTTAACTGGCACAGCTACCTTATTGGGTACAAGTTTTTTAGGTTCTTCTTTTTCTAATATTATCCATTTGCTAGGTATTTTGTGTTCATTTATATTTGGTTCAGCGATTGCTGGATTATTACTAGATGGTTCAAGCCTAAAGCTAGGGCGACATTATGATACGGTGTTGCTCTTAGAGTCTATTTTGTTACTAATCGCATTATGGTTTTTATCTGCCGGTTCAATATATGGTCAATTCTTTGCTTCCGCAGCGTGTGGACTTCAAAATGCATTAGCAACAACATACAGTGGTGCAATAATAAGAACAACTCATGTCACAGGAATTTTCACAGATTTAGGTATCATGCTTGGCAGGTTTATAAAAGGTGAAGCTCTTGAGTCACGCAAGGCAAAGCTTTTCTTGATTATTATTGTCGGTTTCATATTTGGTGGTACTTTAGGCGCATTTCTGTTTGCACAATATCAATTTATGGCATTATTTTTTCCTGCAATAATTTGCCTGTTTTTTTCGATGTTTTATCGTGTATATGCTAAAAAATACAGCTAA
- a CDS encoding DUF4267 domain-containing protein, with protein sequence MTNKSTKLERVGFVLVALIVLLQGFYGTFAFIDPAMFSAVRGTELFSVIDADWVKIYGSRTIFITLIFGYLLYTRNYIVLMWGALFAVVMPITDGLLAYEAQAPFKVVAKHVATIAYLLIIFFVLKKVIAQKIEQDL encoded by the coding sequence ATGACGAATAAAAGTACAAAATTGGAAAGAGTAGGGTTTGTATTAGTTGCACTCATAGTTTTGTTGCAGGGATTCTATGGTACTTTTGCTTTCATTGACCCAGCCATGTTTTCTGCCGTTAGAGGCACTGAACTTTTTTCGGTTATAGATGCTGATTGGGTTAAAATATATGGTTCGCGTACAATCTTTATTACCTTAATTTTTGGTTATCTTTTATATACTCGAAATTATATTGTTTTAATGTGGGGCGCATTATTTGCAGTTGTTATGCCAATTACCGATGGGTTACTTGCATATGAAGCTCAAGCACCATTTAAGGTTGTTGCTAAGCATGTTGCGACTATTGCTTACTTATTAATTATATTCTTCGTATTAAAAAAGGTTATTGCCCAAAAAATCGAACAAGACCTTTAA